A region from the Lonchura striata isolate bLonStr1 chromosome 16, bLonStr1.mat, whole genome shotgun sequence genome encodes:
- the ATPAF2 gene encoding ATP synthase mitochondrial F1 complex assembly factor 2, producing the protein MWRGCRRLWWARSQPARLPRTPPADAGSGPVGSCGRRAYAPPTERKRFYQNVSISQGEGGFEINLDHRKLKTPQAKLFTVPSEALAIAVATEWDSQKDTIKFYTMHLTTLCNTALDNPTQRNKTQLIRAAVKFLETDTVCYRVEEPPALAELQKNEWDPVITWAEKRYNVTIGSSTSILGPNIPASTKETFVSHLASYNMWALQGIEFVITQLKSLILSMSLIDRHITVEKAVLLSRLEEEYQIRRWGNVEWAHDYDLCELRARTAAGTLFVHLCSESSSVKHKLLQD; encoded by the exons ATGTGGCGCGGCTGTCGCCGGCTGTGGTGGGCTCGTTCCCAGCCCGCTCGGCTCCCCAGAACTCCTCCTGCAGATGCTGGGAGCGGCCCGGTGGGGTCATGTGGGCGCCGGGCCTATGCCCCGCCGACAG AGAGGAAGAGGTTCTACCAGAACGTGAGCATCTCGCAGGGGGAAG GAGGCTTTGAAATAAACCTGGACCACCGAAAGCTGAAAACGCCCCAGGCCAAACTCTTCACTGTCCCCAGCGAGGCCTTGGCCATTGCAGTGGCAACAGAGTGGGATTCCCAGAAAGACACCATCAAGTTCTACACAATGCACCTG ACCACTCTGTGCAACACGGCGCTGGACAATCCCACGCAGCGAAACAAAACGCAGCTGATCCGAGCAGCTGTGAAGTTCCTGGAGACAGACACAGTCTG CTATCGTGTGGAGGAGCCTCCAGCCTTGGCAGAACTACAGAAGAATGAATGGGATCCTGTGATCACCTGGGCTGAGAAAAG GTACAATGTGACAATTGGCTCCTCGACCAGCATCCTGGGGCCAAACATTCCAGCCAGCACCAAGGAGACCTTTGTCAGCCATCTGGCATCCTACAACATGTGGGCCCTGCAAG GTATAGAATTTGTAATCACCCAGCTGAAATCGCTGATTCTGTCCATGAGCCTGATTGACAGGCACATTACAGTAGAGAAAGCTGTGCTTCTGTCTCGCCTGGAGGAAGAATACCAG ATTCGGCGCTGGGGCAACGTGGAGTGGGCCCATGACTACGACCTGTGTGAGCTGCGTGCTCGCACGGCAGCTGGGACTCTCTTTGTTCACCTCTGCTCAGAGAGCTCGTCTGTAAAACACAAGCTGTTGCAGGActga
- the GID4 gene encoding glucose-induced degradation protein 4 homolog → MPVRSERHRSGGAGGSSSSPATGAAASSLVPPPPINTAQPGVATSLLYSGAKFRGQQRSKGNAYEVEVVMQHVDMENSYLCGYLKIKGLTEEYPTLTTFFEGEIISKKHPFLTRKWDADEDVDRKHWGKFQAFYQYAKTFNSDDFDYEDLKNGDYVFMRWKEQFLVPDHTIKDISGASFAGFYYICFQKSAASIEGYYYHRSSEWYQSLNLTHVPEHSAPIYEFR, encoded by the exons ATGCCGGTTCGGAGCGAGAGGCACCGCAGTGGAGGGGCGGGAGGTTcatcctcctcccctgctaCCGGAGCGGCCGCCAGCAGCTTAGTACCGCCACCCCCCATCAACACGGCGCAGCCTGGAGTGGCCACTTCGCTTCTTTACAGCGGGGCCAAGTTCCGCGGGCAGCAGCGCAGCAAAGGCAACGCTTACGAGGTGGAGGTCGTCATGCAG CATGTGGATATGGAAAACTCCTATCTCTGTGGATACTTGAAGATTAAAGGCCTTACAGAG GAGTACCCAACCCTCACCACGTTCTTCGAGGGCGAGATAATCAGTAAGAAACACCCGTTCCTAACGCGCAAGTGGGATGCCGACGAAGACGTGGATCGTAAACACTGG ggAAAGTTCCAAGCTTTTTACCAGTATGCAAAAACATTTAACTCTGATGACTTTGATTATGAAGATCTAAAAAATGGGGACTATGTCTTCATGAGATGGAAG GAGCAGTTCCTAGTCCCAGATCACACCATCAAGGACATCAGTGGTGCTTCCTTTGCTGGTTTCTATTACATCTGCTTCCAGAAGTCAGCAGCATCTATAGAAGGCTATTACTACCATAGGAGTTCAGAATG GTATCAGTCATTGAATTTAACGCACGTTCCCGAGCACAGTGCTCCTATCTACGAGTTCCGATGA